In Modestobacter versicolor, a single genomic region encodes these proteins:
- the disA gene encoding DNA integrity scanning diadenylate cyclase DisA has product MPPAVDPEASLRELLGRIAPGTALRDGLERILAGRTGALIVLGYDRVVESLCTGGFALDVALSATRLRELAKMDGAVIVSYDGTRIVRAGVHLMPDPTIPTEESGTRHRTAERVALQTDFPVISVSQSMHIISVYVAGRRYTLEHPTTILARANQALAALERYKLRLDEVASTLSALEIEDLVTVRDAMSVSQRLEMVRRIADEIEGFVVELGTDGRLLALQLDEMLAGVEEDRGLLVRDYLPSGRRNRSGEEVLSDLRALSATELLDLSAVARCYGLPTSPDALDSPVSPRGYRLLARVPRLPAGIIDRLVTHFGGLQKLLAATIEDLLAVEGVGEARARGIREGLSRLAETSILDRYS; this is encoded by the coding sequence GTGCCCCCCGCTGTGGACCCTGAGGCCTCGCTGCGGGAACTGCTCGGCCGGATCGCCCCCGGCACCGCCCTCCGGGACGGTCTCGAGCGGATCCTGGCCGGCCGCACCGGCGCGCTGATCGTGCTCGGCTACGACCGGGTCGTCGAGTCGCTGTGCACCGGTGGCTTCGCCCTGGACGTCGCCCTGTCGGCCACCCGGCTGCGCGAGCTGGCCAAGATGGACGGCGCGGTGATCGTCTCCTACGACGGCACCCGGATCGTCCGCGCCGGCGTGCACCTGATGCCCGACCCGACCATCCCCACCGAGGAGTCCGGCACCCGGCACCGCACCGCCGAGCGGGTCGCCCTGCAGACCGACTTCCCGGTGATCTCGGTCAGCCAGTCGATGCACATCATCTCGGTCTACGTCGCCGGCCGGCGGTACACCCTCGAGCACCCGACGACCATCCTGGCCCGCGCCAACCAGGCGCTCGCCGCGCTCGAGCGCTACAAGCTGCGGCTCGACGAGGTCGCCTCCACGCTGTCGGCGCTGGAGATCGAGGACCTGGTCACCGTGCGCGACGCGATGAGCGTCAGCCAGCGGCTGGAGATGGTCCGCCGGATCGCCGACGAGATCGAGGGCTTCGTCGTCGAGCTCGGCACCGACGGCCGGCTGCTCGCCCTGCAGCTGGACGAGATGCTGGCCGGCGTCGAGGAGGACCGCGGGCTGCTGGTCCGCGACTACCTGCCCAGCGGGCGCCGCAACCGCTCCGGCGAGGAGGTCCTCTCCGACCTGCGGGCCCTGTCGGCCACCGAGCTGCTCGACCTCTCCGCCGTCGCCCGCTGCTACGGGCTGCCCACCTCGCCCGACGCCCTGGACTCCCCGGTCAGCCCGCGCGGCTACCGGCTGCTCGCCCGGGTCCCCCGGCTGCCGGCCGGGATCATCGACCGGCTGGTCACCCACTTCGGCGGCCTGCAGAAGCTGCTGGCCGCCACCATCGAGGACCTCCTCGCGGTCGAGGGCGTGGGCGAGGCACGCGCCCGCGGCATCCGCGAGGGCCTGTCCCGGCTGGCCGAGACCTCGATCCTCGACCGCTACAGCTGA
- a CDS encoding MucR family transcriptional regulator, with translation MLHPVGPLPTAVYWRRRLLVLVGLVGVLGGGGWLGIAVATGGAPPSDTQVAGATGEAPVPTPALEQVVPSLAAVQVPTPAPVTSTAAPAGPSAPSSQPPPAGPVSGGACSDEMITVAVRPTPPSAAVGTKPTFDLVVTNVSPVACVRTLDKGLQEIVLLDGLGNRIWGSNDCFPEASSDQRTLQPGEAVVFPVLWSGLSSAPGCTAARSAPGPGSYVLRGRLDTEASADAPFTLT, from the coding sequence GTGCTGCACCCGGTCGGCCCACTGCCCACCGCCGTCTACTGGCGGCGGCGCCTGCTGGTGCTCGTCGGCCTGGTGGGCGTGCTGGGCGGCGGTGGCTGGCTGGGCATCGCCGTCGCGACCGGCGGGGCGCCGCCGTCCGACACCCAGGTCGCTGGCGCGACGGGCGAGGCGCCGGTGCCGACCCCTGCCCTGGAGCAGGTGGTGCCCTCGCTGGCCGCGGTCCAGGTGCCCACCCCCGCGCCGGTCACCTCCACCGCAGCGCCGGCCGGCCCCTCGGCGCCCAGCAGCCAGCCACCGCCGGCCGGGCCGGTCAGCGGCGGGGCGTGCAGCGACGAGATGATCACCGTCGCGGTGCGGCCGACCCCGCCGAGCGCCGCGGTGGGCACCAAGCCGACCTTCGACCTGGTGGTCACGAACGTCTCGCCCGTCGCCTGCGTGCGCACGCTGGACAAGGGGCTGCAGGAGATCGTGCTGCTCGACGGGTTGGGCAACCGGATCTGGGGCAGCAACGACTGCTTCCCGGAGGCCAGCTCGGACCAGCGGACGCTGCAGCCGGGGGAGGCGGTGGTCTTCCCGGTGCTGTGGAGCGGGCTGAGCAGCGCGCCGGGCTGCACGGCGGCGCGGTCCGCCCCCGGCCCGGGCAGCTACGTGCTGCGGGGCCGGCTGGACACCGAGGCCAGCGCCGACGCGCCCTTCACCCTCACCTAG
- a CDS encoding A/G-specific adenine glycosylase — protein MSSARPSPVPPGSSADPVGEVVVDWYAGAARDLPWREPGTDPWAVLVSEVMLQQTPVARVEPVWRSWLDRWPTPAAMAGASPAEVIRAWGKLGYPRRALRLREAAVAITERHGGVVPAEIDELEALPGVGTYTARAVSCFGHGRRQPVVDTNVRRVVARLVHGRAEAAPARASDLVDIAALAPEDDARAIRFSVAVMELGALVCVAGTPRCPVCPVKDRCAWRLAGHPAHDGPPRRVQKFAGTDRQVRGRLLDVLRAASAPVEEDALTAVWDDAVQRSRCLDSLLVDGLVVQTDDGRFSLPE, from the coding sequence GTGAGCAGCGCGCGCCCCTCCCCCGTCCCGCCGGGCAGCTCGGCGGACCCGGTCGGTGAGGTGGTCGTCGACTGGTACGCCGGTGCTGCGCGCGACCTGCCGTGGCGGGAGCCGGGCACCGACCCGTGGGCAGTGCTGGTCAGCGAGGTGATGCTGCAGCAGACGCCGGTCGCCCGGGTGGAGCCGGTCTGGCGCAGCTGGCTGGACCGTTGGCCCACCCCGGCGGCGATGGCGGGGGCCAGCCCGGCCGAGGTGATCCGCGCCTGGGGGAAGCTCGGCTACCCCCGCCGGGCGCTGCGGCTGCGCGAGGCGGCCGTGGCCATCACCGAGCGGCACGGCGGTGTGGTGCCCGCCGAGATCGACGAGCTGGAGGCCCTGCCGGGGGTCGGCACGTACACCGCCCGGGCGGTCTCCTGCTTCGGCCACGGCCGGCGCCAGCCGGTCGTGGACACCAACGTCCGCCGGGTGGTCGCCCGGCTGGTGCACGGCCGGGCGGAGGCCGCGCCGGCCCGGGCCAGCGACCTGGTCGACATCGCCGCGCTCGCCCCCGAGGACGACGCCCGGGCCATCCGGTTCTCGGTCGCGGTCATGGAGCTGGGTGCCCTGGTCTGCGTGGCCGGCACACCCCGCTGCCCGGTCTGCCCGGTGAAGGACCGCTGCGCCTGGCGGCTGGCCGGCCACCCGGCGCACGACGGGCCACCGCGACGGGTGCAGAAGTTCGCCGGCACCGACCGGCAGGTGCGTGGGCGGCTGCTGGACGTGCTGCGGGCCGCCTCCGCGCCGGTCGAGGAGGACGCACTGACCGCGGTGTGGGACGACGCCGTCCAGCGCTCGCGCTGCCTGGACTCGCTGCTCGTCGACGGGCTGGTCGTGCAGACCGACGACGGCCGCTTCTCCCTGCCCGAGTAG
- a CDS encoding ATP-dependent Clp protease ATP-binding subunit, translated as MFERFTDRARRVVVLAQEEARMLNHNYIGTEHILLGLIHEGEGVAAKALESLGISLEGVRQQVEEIIGQGQQAPSGHIPFTPRAKKVLELSLREALQLGHNYIGTEHILLGLIREGEGVAAQVLVKLGADLNRVRQQVIQLLSGYQGKEPAAAGGPAEGTPSTSLVLDQFGRNLTQAARDSKLDPVIGRAKEIERVMQVLSRRTKNNPVLIGEPGVGKTAVVEGLAQAIVKGEVPETLKDKQLYTLDLGALVAGSRYRGDFEERLKKVLKEIRTRGDIILFIDEIHTLVGAGAAEGAIDAASILKPMLARGELQTIGATTLDEYRKHLEKDAALERRFQPIQVGEPTLQHTIEILKGLRDRYEAHHRISITDSALVAAATLADRYISDRFLPDKAIDLIDEAGARMRIKRMTAPPDLREFDDRISGIRREKESAIDAQDFEKAASLRDKEKQLLGEKSEREKQWKAGDMDVVAEVDDEQIAEVLANWTGIPVFKLTEEETTRLLRMEDELHKRIIGQEEAIKSVSQAIRRTRAGLKDPRRPGGSFIFAGPSGVGKTELAKALAQFLFGEDDALIQIDMGEFHDKFTVSRLVGAPPGYVGYDEGGQLTEKVRRKPFSVVLFDEIEKAHADVFNTLLQVLEDGRLTDGQGRIVDFKNTILILTTNLGTRDISKAVGLGFQAGNDTTSNYERMKLKVNEELKQHFRPEFLNRIDDIVVFHQLTEDEIVHIVDLMLNRVETQLKNKDMSLEVTPAAKKLLAARGFDPVLGARPLRRTIQREIEDALSEKILYGEIASGEIIVVDVEENADTTKSTFTFRSEAKPIDLPDTPPVALTGADGDVEGPAAAQAE; from the coding sequence ATGTTCGAACGGTTCACCGACCGAGCCCGTCGGGTGGTCGTCCTGGCCCAGGAAGAGGCCCGGATGCTCAACCACAACTACATCGGCACCGAGCACATCCTCCTGGGCTTGATCCACGAGGGTGAGGGCGTCGCCGCGAAGGCGCTCGAGTCCCTCGGCATCTCGCTGGAGGGCGTCCGCCAGCAGGTGGAGGAGATCATCGGCCAGGGCCAGCAGGCCCCGTCCGGCCACATCCCCTTCACCCCGCGCGCCAAGAAGGTCCTGGAGCTGTCGCTGCGCGAGGCGCTGCAGCTGGGCCACAACTACATCGGCACCGAGCACATCCTGCTCGGCCTGATCCGCGAGGGCGAGGGCGTCGCCGCCCAGGTGCTCGTGAAGCTCGGCGCCGACCTCAACCGCGTCCGCCAGCAGGTCATCCAGCTGCTGAGCGGCTACCAGGGCAAGGAGCCGGCCGCCGCCGGTGGCCCCGCCGAGGGCACGCCGTCGACCTCGCTGGTCCTCGACCAGTTCGGCCGCAACCTCACCCAGGCCGCGCGCGACTCCAAGCTCGACCCGGTCATCGGGCGGGCCAAGGAGATCGAGCGGGTCATGCAGGTGCTCTCGCGCCGCACCAAGAACAACCCGGTCCTGATCGGTGAGCCCGGCGTCGGCAAGACCGCCGTCGTCGAGGGCCTGGCCCAGGCCATCGTCAAGGGCGAGGTGCCCGAGACGCTGAAGGACAAGCAGCTCTACACGCTGGACCTCGGCGCGCTGGTCGCCGGCTCCCGCTACCGCGGTGACTTCGAGGAGCGCCTGAAGAAGGTCCTCAAGGAGATCCGCACCCGCGGCGACATCATCCTGTTCATCGACGAGATCCACACCCTCGTCGGGGCGGGTGCTGCCGAGGGCGCGATCGACGCCGCCAGCATCCTCAAGCCGATGCTGGCCCGCGGTGAGCTGCAGACCATCGGCGCCACCACGCTCGACGAGTACCGCAAGCACCTGGAGAAGGACGCCGCTCTCGAGCGCCGCTTCCAGCCCATCCAGGTCGGCGAGCCGACGCTGCAGCACACCATCGAGATACTCAAGGGCCTGCGCGACCGCTACGAGGCGCACCACCGGATCAGCATCACCGACAGCGCGCTCGTGGCTGCCGCGACGCTGGCCGACCGGTACATCTCCGACCGCTTCCTCCCGGACAAGGCGATCGACCTGATCGACGAGGCCGGCGCCCGGATGCGGATCAAGCGGATGACCGCACCGCCGGACCTGCGCGAGTTCGACGACCGGATCTCCGGCATCCGCCGGGAGAAGGAGTCGGCGATCGACGCCCAGGACTTCGAGAAGGCCGCGTCTCTCCGCGACAAGGAGAAGCAGCTGCTGGGCGAGAAGTCCGAGCGCGAGAAGCAGTGGAAGGCCGGCGACATGGACGTCGTCGCCGAGGTCGACGACGAGCAGATCGCCGAGGTCCTGGCCAACTGGACCGGCATCCCGGTCTTCAAGCTGACCGAGGAGGAGACCACCCGCCTCCTGCGCATGGAGGACGAGCTCCACAAGCGGATCATCGGCCAGGAAGAGGCCATCAAGAGCGTCAGCCAGGCGATCCGGCGCACGCGGGCGGGCCTCAAGGACCCCCGTCGTCCCGGTGGCTCGTTCATCTTCGCCGGCCCCTCGGGTGTCGGTAAGACCGAGCTGGCCAAGGCGCTCGCGCAGTTCCTCTTCGGCGAGGACGACGCCCTCATCCAGATCGACATGGGCGAGTTCCACGACAAGTTCACCGTGTCGCGGCTCGTCGGTGCCCCTCCCGGCTACGTCGGTTACGACGAGGGTGGCCAGCTGACCGAGAAGGTGCGGCGCAAGCCCTTCTCGGTGGTCCTCTTCGACGAGATCGAGAAGGCGCACGCCGATGTCTTCAACACGCTGCTGCAGGTGCTGGAGGACGGCCGGCTGACCGACGGCCAGGGCCGGATCGTGGACTTCAAGAACACGATCCTGATCCTCACCACGAACCTCGGTACGCGGGACATCTCCAAGGCGGTCGGCCTCGGCTTCCAGGCCGGGAACGACACGACCAGCAACTACGAGCGGATGAAGCTCAAGGTCAACGAGGAGCTCAAGCAGCACTTCCGGCCGGAGTTCCTCAACCGCATCGACGACATCGTCGTGTTCCACCAGCTGACCGAGGACGAGATCGTCCACATCGTCGACCTGATGCTCAACCGGGTCGAGACGCAGCTGAAGAACAAGGACATGTCGCTCGAGGTCACCCCGGCGGCCAAGAAGCTGCTGGCGGCCCGCGGGTTCGACCCGGTGCTGGGCGCCCGTCCGCTGCGGCGGACGATCCAGCGCGAGATCGAGGACGCGCTGAGCGAGAAGATCCTCTACGGCGAGATCGCCTCCGGCGAGATCATCGTGGTGGACGTCGAGGAGAACGCCGACACCACCAAGTCGACGTTCACCTTCCGCTCGGAGGCCAAGCCGATCGACCTGCCCGACACCCCGCCGGTCGCCCTCACGGGCGCTGACGGCGACGTCGAGGGCCCGGCGGCGGCGCAGGCCGAGTAG
- a CDS encoding histone-like nucleoid-structuring protein Lsr2, whose protein sequence is MARKVQVILSDDLDDSISADETVTFALDGTTYEIDLSEKNAAELRDVFGRYVNAARKVSSRGSRSSGAGRSRATGGGGRMDREQAGAIRDWARKNGHEVSDRGRIPAAVVEAFEAAH, encoded by the coding sequence ATGGCACGCAAGGTCCAGGTGATCCTGAGCGACGACCTCGACGACAGCATCTCCGCTGACGAGACGGTCACGTTCGCACTCGACGGGACGACCTACGAGATCGACCTGTCGGAGAAGAACGCCGCCGAGCTGCGCGACGTCTTCGGCCGGTACGTCAACGCCGCCCGCAAGGTGAGCAGCCGCGGCAGCCGTTCCTCCGGCGCCGGCCGTTCCCGGGCGACCGGTGGCGGTGGCCGGATGGACCGCGAGCAGGCCGGCGCGATCCGCGACTGGGCCCGCAAGAACGGGCACGAGGTCAGCGACCGGGGCCGCATCCCGGCCGCCGTCGTCGAGGCCTTCGAAGCCGCTCACTGA
- the lysS gene encoding lysine--tRNA ligase, with the protein MSEEPSGLPDDELPEQLRVRRAKLDRLREAGIDPYPVAVARTTTLAEVRTAHPDLEPDTMTGEQVGVTGRVIFSRNTGKLCFATLREGDTELQVMLSRDRVGEEALAAWKADVDLGDHVLVTGEVGTSRRGELSVFADSWQLAAKALRPLPVAHKPMSEELRVRRRYVDLIVRDEARRTVHQRSTVMRTLRAGLTERRFLEVETPMLQTVHGGAAARPFRTHMNAFDLDLYLRIAPELFLKRCIVGGLDRVFEINRNFRNEGADSSHSPEFAMLEAYAAYWDYQTMATMTRELVQECATALFGDHVARHHDGTELDLSGVWPQVPLYTAVSDAVGEEVTPETPVERLRALAERHDVGVDPAWLPGKVVEELFEALVQHTLQSPTFVIDYPVDTSPLTRAHRTTPGLAEKWDLYIGGIEQGTAYSELVDPVVQRERFTAQALLAAAGDPEAMALDEDFLEALEYGMPPTGGMGFGMDRLMMTLTGLGIRETILFPLVRPLHQ; encoded by the coding sequence GTGAGTGAGGAACCCTCCGGCCTGCCCGACGACGAACTCCCCGAGCAGCTGAGGGTCCGGCGGGCCAAGCTGGACCGGCTCCGCGAGGCGGGGATCGACCCGTACCCGGTCGCGGTCGCCCGCACGACCACCCTGGCCGAGGTGCGCACCGCGCACCCGGACCTCGAGCCGGACACGATGACCGGCGAGCAGGTCGGCGTCACCGGTCGGGTCATCTTCTCCCGCAACACCGGCAAGCTCTGCTTCGCGACGCTGCGCGAGGGCGACACCGAGCTGCAGGTCATGCTCTCCCGCGACCGGGTGGGCGAGGAGGCCCTCGCCGCCTGGAAGGCCGACGTCGACCTCGGTGACCACGTGCTGGTCACCGGCGAGGTCGGGACGTCGCGGCGCGGGGAGCTGTCGGTCTTCGCCGACTCCTGGCAGCTGGCGGCCAAGGCGCTGCGGCCGCTGCCGGTGGCGCACAAGCCGATGAGCGAGGAGCTGCGGGTCCGCCGCCGCTACGTCGACCTCATCGTCCGCGACGAGGCCCGCCGCACGGTGCACCAGCGCTCCACGGTGATGCGCACGCTGCGGGCCGGCCTCACCGAGCGCCGTTTCCTCGAGGTCGAGACGCCGATGCTGCAGACGGTGCACGGTGGCGCGGCCGCGCGTCCTTTCCGCACGCACATGAACGCGTTCGACCTCGACCTCTACCTGCGCATCGCACCGGAGTTGTTCCTCAAGCGGTGCATCGTCGGCGGCCTGGACCGCGTCTTCGAGATCAATCGGAACTTCCGCAACGAGGGAGCCGACTCCTCGCACTCGCCGGAGTTCGCGATGCTCGAGGCGTACGCCGCCTACTGGGACTACCAGACAATGGCCACGATGACGCGGGAACTGGTGCAGGAGTGCGCCACGGCGCTCTTCGGCGACCACGTCGCGCGGCACCACGACGGCACCGAGCTCGACCTCTCCGGTGTGTGGCCGCAGGTGCCGCTCTACACCGCGGTCTCCGACGCGGTCGGCGAGGAGGTCACCCCGGAGACGCCGGTGGAGCGGCTGCGGGCGCTGGCCGAGCGGCACGACGTCGGCGTCGACCCGGCCTGGCTGCCCGGCAAGGTCGTCGAGGAGCTGTTCGAGGCGCTGGTCCAGCACACGCTGCAGTCGCCGACCTTCGTCATCGACTACCCGGTCGACACCTCGCCGCTGACCCGGGCGCACCGCACCACGCCGGGTCTGGCGGAGAAGTGGGACCTCTACATCGGCGGCATCGAGCAGGGCACCGCCTACTCCGAGCTCGTCGACCCGGTGGTGCAGCGCGAGCGGTTCACCGCCCAGGCGCTGCTCGCCGCGGCCGGCGACCCCGAGGCGATGGCGCTCGACGAGGACTTCCTCGAGGCCCTCGAGTACGGCATGCCGCCCACCGGCGGGATGGGCTTCGGCATGGACCGGCTCATGATGACGCTCACCGGACTGGGCATAAGGGAGACGATCCTGTTCCCTTTGGTGCGCCCTCTGCACCAATAG
- a CDS encoding type III pantothenate kinase, which produces MLLTVDVGNSQTVLATFDGDRRVDCWRVTTHARATADELHMLWRGLLRDTAVTGVAACSTVPALLPAMRQLLDRLAVPVTLIGPGVRTGVPLHVDNPREVGSDRVVTALAAHEFYGRRPDGTGRPVVVVDFGTSTNVDAIGPDGQFLGGALAPGVEVSLEALADRAAQLRSVELAVPPQAIGKNTVAALQSGLVLGFAGLVDGLVARIAAELVAQFGAAPLVVATGGLHRLVVDSCRSIGEREPDLTVHGLRLAFERHQSSLGASGGGTPSSRP; this is translated from the coding sequence GTGCTGCTCACCGTCGACGTCGGCAACAGCCAGACCGTCCTCGCCACCTTCGACGGCGACCGGCGGGTCGACTGCTGGCGGGTGACCACCCACGCCCGGGCCACCGCCGACGAGCTGCACATGCTCTGGCGGGGGCTGCTGCGCGACACCGCGGTCACCGGCGTCGCCGCCTGCTCCACCGTCCCGGCCCTGCTGCCGGCGATGCGCCAGCTGCTGGACCGGCTGGCGGTGCCGGTCACCCTGATCGGCCCCGGTGTGCGCACCGGCGTGCCGCTGCACGTGGACAACCCGCGCGAGGTCGGCTCGGACCGGGTGGTCACCGCGCTCGCCGCGCACGAGTTCTACGGCCGGCGGCCCGACGGCACCGGCCGCCCGGTCGTCGTCGTGGACTTCGGGACGTCGACGAACGTCGACGCGATCGGCCCGGACGGGCAGTTCCTCGGCGGCGCGCTGGCCCCCGGCGTCGAGGTGAGCCTGGAGGCGCTGGCCGACCGGGCCGCGCAGCTGCGGTCGGTGGAGCTGGCCGTGCCGCCCCAGGCGATCGGCAAGAACACCGTCGCCGCGCTGCAGTCCGGGCTGGTGCTGGGCTTCGCCGGCCTGGTCGACGGGCTGGTCGCCCGGATCGCCGCGGAGCTGGTCGCCCAGTTCGGCGCCGCCCCGCTCGTCGTCGCCACCGGGGGGCTGCACCGGCTCGTCGTCGACAGCTGCCGGTCGATCGGGGAGCGTGAGCCCGATCTCACCGTGCACGGCCTGCGGCTGGCGTTCGAGCGCCACCAGTCCTCCCTCGGTGCCAGCGGTGGCGGGACGCCGTCGTCACGCCCGTAG
- the nadC gene encoding carboxylating nicotinate-nucleotide diphosphorylase yields MTAPTPRPVPADPTDLTGTGLTVAWVDELVERTLTEDLTGGAPLPRAADIAVSYDVTSAATVPGTQFGTADLVARADGVVAGLPVAARVFTRLAPGATLTAGAADGDRVRRGDVLLTVRGPVRALLAAERSALNIASRASGIATHTRAWADAVAGTGAVVLDTRKTTPGLRPLEKYAVRCGGGSNKRMGLYDVAMVKDNHVAAAGSVAAAVRLVRERAPRVTVQVECDTLEQVREAVDAGADFLLLDNMTTDQLRQAVALVGDLDVDLEATGGLTLDVAREVADTGVDYLSVGALTHSSPILDLALDLREG; encoded by the coding sequence GTGACCGCCCCGACGCCGCGCCCCGTGCCGGCCGACCCGACCGACCTGACCGGCACCGGGCTGACCGTCGCCTGGGTCGACGAGCTGGTCGAGCGCACGCTCACCGAGGACCTCACCGGCGGCGCCCCGCTGCCCCGGGCGGCCGACATCGCGGTCAGCTACGACGTCACCAGCGCGGCCACCGTGCCCGGCACGCAGTTCGGCACCGCTGACCTGGTGGCCCGCGCCGACGGCGTGGTCGCCGGCCTGCCCGTGGCGGCCCGGGTGTTCACCCGGCTCGCCCCCGGCGCGACGCTCACCGCCGGTGCCGCCGACGGCGACCGGGTGCGCCGCGGTGACGTGCTGCTGACCGTGCGCGGGCCGGTGCGCGCCCTGCTGGCCGCCGAGCGCAGCGCGCTGAACATCGCCAGCCGGGCCAGCGGGATCGCCACCCACACCCGCGCCTGGGCCGACGCGGTCGCCGGCACCGGCGCCGTCGTCCTGGACACCCGCAAGACCACCCCGGGGCTGCGCCCGCTGGAGAAGTACGCGGTGCGCTGCGGCGGCGGGTCCAACAAGCGGATGGGCCTCTACGACGTCGCGATGGTCAAGGACAACCACGTGGCCGCGGCCGGCTCGGTGGCCGCCGCCGTCCGGCTGGTCCGCGAGCGCGCGCCGCGGGTCACCGTGCAGGTCGAGTGCGACACCCTCGAGCAGGTCCGCGAGGCGGTCGACGCCGGGGCGGACTTCCTGCTGCTGGACAACATGACCACCGACCAGCTCCGGCAGGCCGTCGCGCTGGTCGGCGACCTGGACGTCGACCTGGAGGCCACCGGCGGGCTGACCCTGGACGTCGCGCGCGAGGTGGCCGACACGGGCGTGGACTACCTGTCGGTCGGCGCGCTGACCCACTCCTCGCCGATCCTGGACCTCGCGCTCGACCTGCGGGAGGGCTGA
- a CDS encoding L-aspartate oxidase, with protein sequence MTVQAVAQATGLPLRLRAPAPGWELTADVCVVGSGVAGLCVALHARAAGLSVAVVTKVEVDDGSTRWAQGGIAAVLSATDTPAAHARDTEVAGVGLCDADAVQALVTEGPDRLHQLITWGAAFDRDGDGRLLLTREGGHSTDRIVHAGGDATGAEVQRALRDAVAADPGVTLVEHAMVLDVVRDTAGRVAGVTLHVLGEGSADGVGAVRARAVVLATGGMGQVYAATTNPAVSTGDGVALGLRAGAVATDLEFVQFHPTALYLGPGARGQQPLVSEALRGEGAVLRDGAGERFMVGTHELAELAPRDVVAKAITRVQLRDVVDHVWLDAREVPGLAERFPTIVARCREAGIDPVTELVPVTPAAHYASGGLATDLSGRTTVPGLYACGEVACTGVHGANRLASNSLLEGLVFAGRIGEALARELPVPAPAEAVDPRPEGLVDAEARAELTTTMSARVGALRSGTGLTEAAGRLAALGERTTAVPGVPGWETTDLLTVATAITAAAAAREETRGCHWREDHPDAVDGWRVHLDVRLDAAGEVVLARRPVGEPVAVAW encoded by the coding sequence ATGACCGTGCAGGCGGTCGCCCAGGCCACCGGGCTGCCGTTGCGCCTGCGCGCCCCCGCGCCCGGCTGGGAGCTGACCGCCGACGTCTGCGTGGTCGGCTCCGGCGTGGCCGGGCTGTGCGTGGCGCTGCACGCCCGCGCCGCCGGGCTGTCGGTCGCCGTCGTCACCAAGGTCGAGGTCGACGACGGGTCGACCCGCTGGGCGCAGGGCGGGATAGCCGCCGTGCTCAGCGCCACCGACACCCCCGCCGCGCACGCCCGGGACACCGAGGTCGCCGGCGTCGGGCTGTGCGACGCCGACGCGGTGCAGGCGCTGGTCACCGAGGGTCCGGACCGGCTGCACCAGCTGATCACCTGGGGCGCCGCCTTCGACCGGGACGGCGACGGTCGGCTGCTGCTCACCCGCGAGGGCGGGCACTCGACCGACCGGATCGTGCACGCCGGCGGGGACGCCACCGGGGCCGAGGTGCAGCGGGCGCTGCGCGACGCCGTCGCCGCCGACCCCGGGGTCACGCTGGTCGAGCACGCGATGGTGCTCGACGTCGTCCGGGACACCGCCGGTCGGGTCGCCGGGGTGACGCTGCACGTGCTGGGGGAGGGCAGCGCCGACGGTGTCGGGGCGGTCCGCGCCCGGGCGGTCGTGCTGGCCACCGGCGGGATGGGCCAGGTCTACGCGGCCACCACCAACCCGGCCGTCTCCACCGGGGACGGCGTCGCGCTGGGGCTGCGGGCCGGGGCGGTCGCCACCGACCTGGAGTTCGTCCAGTTCCACCCGACCGCGCTCTACCTCGGCCCGGGCGCCCGCGGACAGCAGCCGCTGGTCTCCGAGGCGCTGCGCGGCGAGGGCGCGGTGCTCCGCGACGGTGCCGGTGAGCGCTTCATGGTGGGCACCCACGAGCTCGCCGAGCTGGCCCCGCGCGACGTGGTCGCCAAGGCGATCACCCGGGTGCAGCTGCGCGACGTCGTCGACCACGTGTGGCTCGACGCCCGCGAGGTCCCCGGCCTCGCCGAGCGCTTCCCGACCATCGTCGCGCGCTGCCGGGAGGCCGGCATCGACCCGGTCACCGAGCTGGTGCCGGTCACCCCGGCCGCGCACTACGCCTCCGGCGGGCTGGCCACCGACCTGTCCGGCCGGACGACGGTGCCCGGGCTCTACGCCTGCGGCGAGGTGGCCTGCACCGGCGTGCACGGCGCCAACCGGCTGGCCTCCAACTCGCTGCTCGAGGGGCTGGTGTTCGCCGGGCGGATCGGCGAGGCGCTGGCCCGCGAGCTGCCGGTGCCCGCACCCGCCGAGGCGGTCGACCCGCGCCCCGAGGGCCTGGTCGACGCGGAGGCGCGCGCCGAGCTCACCACCACCATGTCGGCGAGGGTCGGCGCGCTGCGCTCCGGCACCGGGCTGACCGAGGCCGCCGGGCGGCTGGCGGCGCTGGGGGAGCGGACCACCGCCGTCCCCGGCGTGCCCGGCTGGGAGACCACCGACCTGCTCACCGTCGCCACCGCGATCACCGCCGCGGCGGCGGCCCGCGAGGAGACCCGCGGCTGCCACTGGCGGGAGGACCACCCCGACGCCGTCGACGGCTGGCGGGTGCACCTGGACGTCCGGCTGGACGCCGCGGGCGAGGTCGTCCTCGCCCGGCGGCCCGTCGGCGAGCCCGTGGCGGTGGCCTGGTGA